The following proteins come from a genomic window of Yinghuangia sp. ASG 101:
- the hutU gene encoding urocanate hydratase: MTAPTAGARPVRAPRGSALNTLGWAQEGALRMLMNNLDPEVAEHPDRLVVYGGTGKAARDWRSYDAIVRTLRTLRGDETLLVQSGRPVGVMTTHEWAPRVLLANSNLVGDWANWEEFRRLEALGLTMYGQMTAGSWIYIGTQGILQGTYETFAAVAAKRFGGSLAGTVTLTAGLGGMGGAQPLAVTMNGGVAICVECDPSRIARRIEHGYCDVRTETVDEALRLAVEARDARRPLSIALLGNAAEVVPRLLAMGAPIDIVTDQTSAHDPLAYLPAGVAFDDMAEYARSRPAEFAAAARESMARHVEAMVGFRDHGAEVFDYGNSIRGEAQRAGYERAFDFPGFVPAYIRPLFCEGKGPFRWAALSGDPRDIAATDRAVLELFPENEALARWITLAREKVRFQGLPARICWLGYGERAAAGERFNAMVASEELSAPVVIGRDHLDCGSVASPYRETEAMRDGSDAIADWPLLNAMVNVASGASWVSIHHGGGVGIGRSIHAGQVTVADGTALAGEKIRRVLTNDPGTGVIRHVDAGYDEARRVADEAGVRVPMREGDGTL; the protein is encoded by the coding sequence GTGACCGCTCCGACCGCAGGCGCCCGACCGGTGCGCGCGCCGCGCGGCAGCGCGCTGAACACCCTCGGGTGGGCGCAGGAAGGCGCCCTGCGGATGCTCATGAACAACCTCGATCCGGAGGTCGCCGAGCATCCCGACCGGCTGGTGGTCTACGGCGGCACCGGCAAGGCCGCCCGCGACTGGCGGTCGTACGACGCGATCGTGCGCACCCTGCGCACCCTGCGCGGTGACGAGACGCTGCTCGTGCAGTCCGGCCGGCCCGTCGGGGTCATGACGACCCACGAATGGGCCCCGCGCGTCCTGCTCGCCAACTCCAACCTCGTGGGCGACTGGGCCAATTGGGAGGAGTTCCGGCGTCTGGAGGCCCTGGGGCTGACGATGTACGGCCAGATGACCGCCGGGTCGTGGATCTACATCGGGACACAGGGGATCCTGCAGGGCACCTACGAGACCTTCGCCGCGGTCGCGGCCAAGCGGTTCGGCGGCTCGCTCGCCGGGACGGTCACGCTCACGGCCGGCCTCGGGGGCATGGGCGGCGCACAGCCGCTCGCCGTCACGATGAACGGCGGCGTCGCGATCTGTGTGGAGTGCGACCCGAGCCGGATCGCGCGGCGTATCGAACACGGCTACTGCGACGTGCGCACCGAGACCGTCGACGAGGCCTTGCGCCTGGCCGTCGAGGCGCGTGACGCGCGTCGGCCGCTGTCGATCGCGCTGCTCGGCAACGCCGCCGAGGTCGTGCCCCGGCTCCTCGCGATGGGCGCGCCGATCGACATCGTGACGGACCAGACCAGCGCACACGATCCGCTCGCCTATCTCCCGGCGGGGGTGGCGTTCGACGACATGGCGGAGTACGCGCGGTCGCGGCCCGCCGAGTTCGCCGCCGCCGCGCGGGAGTCGATGGCCCGGCATGTCGAGGCGATGGTCGGCTTCCGGGACCACGGCGCGGAGGTCTTCGACTACGGCAACTCGATCCGGGGGGAGGCGCAACGCGCGGGATACGAGCGGGCGTTCGATTTCCCCGGCTTCGTTCCGGCGTACATCCGGCCGCTGTTCTGCGAGGGCAAGGGGCCGTTCCGCTGGGCGGCGCTCTCCGGTGATCCGCGCGACATCGCCGCGACGGACCGCGCGGTGCTGGAGCTGTTCCCGGAGAACGAGGCGCTCGCCCGCTGGATCACACTGGCCCGGGAGAAAGTCCGCTTCCAAGGGCTGCCCGCGCGCATCTGCTGGCTCGGGTACGGCGAACGCGCCGCGGCCGGCGAGCGCTTCAACGCGATGGTCGCGAGCGAAGAGCTGTCCGCGCCCGTGGTGATCGGGCGCGATCATCTCGACTGCGGCTCGGTGGCATCGCCGTACCGCGAGACGGAGGCCATGCGCGACGGCTCGGACGCGATCGCCGACTGGCCGCTGCTCAACGCGATGGTCAATGTCGCGTCGGGCGCGTCGTGGGTGTCGATCCACCACGGCGGCGGTGTCGGGATCGGGCGGTCGATCCACGCGGGGCAGGTGACCGTCGCCGACGGCACGGCACTCGCCGGGGAGAAGATCCGGCGCGTGCTCACCAACGACCCGGGCACGGGCGTCATCCGGCACGTCGACGCCGGTTACGACGAGGCGCGGCGGGTCGCGGACGAGGCCGGAGTCCGCGTACCGATGCGGGAAGGCGACGGCACCCTGTGA
- a CDS encoding allantoate amidohydrolase, translated as MWAELAPIGRDATGGGYRRFAWTAADLACRAWFRAQAERRGLVYELDRNGNQWAWFAGPDAAPERDGGESTAVPARDVPRGNGGGEGGDGAPRHGTGPARGTAPEEDDGERREGRRSGGGSAAGADQPRSGAGVGPPPLGRDRSGTGGPGGGPPGSGASAGASPGAFDGGRGRAAVAPRSWSPAMARDAVVTGSHLDSVPDGGAFDGPLGVASAFAAFDRLIAGDAVFRRPFAVVNFADEEGARFGVACVGSRLAAGVLTADQAHALRDGDGVSLPDAMAAAGHDPAALGADPELLGRIGCFVELHIEQGRALADRGTPVGVASAIWPHGRWRFDFRGTADHAGTTRLEDRRDPMLTYATTVLAARKKARLAGALATFGKVTVEPNATNAIASLVRGWLDARAPAEDVLDRVVAETAHAARERAGRDGTAVEVVRESYTPAVAFAGPLRDRIARCLGDAPVLPTGAGHDAGVLSAVLPTAMLFVRNPTGVSHSPAEFAEPSDRLAGVDALTAVLAGLLADGHPRTDEEPRPNKEPTA; from the coding sequence ATGTGGGCGGAGCTCGCGCCGATCGGCCGCGACGCGACCGGAGGCGGGTACCGGCGGTTCGCCTGGACCGCCGCGGACCTCGCGTGCCGCGCGTGGTTCCGTGCGCAGGCCGAGCGGCGGGGGCTCGTGTACGAGCTGGACCGCAACGGCAACCAGTGGGCGTGGTTCGCGGGTCCGGACGCGGCTCCGGAGAGGGACGGGGGAGAGAGCACCGCCGTGCCCGCCCGGGACGTGCCCCGCGGGAACGGCGGGGGCGAGGGCGGCGACGGGGCACCGCGTCACGGAACCGGGCCTGCCCGGGGGACGGCTCCGGAGGAGGACGACGGCGAGCGTCGCGAAGGGCGCCGCTCCGGTGGCGGGTCCGCCGCGGGGGCGGACCAGCCGAGAAGCGGGGCCGGAGTCGGCCCCCCACCCCTCGGCCGGGACCGGAGCGGGACGGGCGGCCCCGGCGGCGGGCCGCCGGGAAGCGGCGCCTCGGCCGGAGCCTCGCCTGGCGCCTTCGACGGAGGCCGGGGCCGGGCCGCTGTGGCGCCGCGCAGTTGGTCGCCCGCCATGGCGCGTGACGCGGTCGTCACCGGGTCGCACCTCGATTCCGTCCCCGACGGCGGGGCCTTCGACGGGCCCCTCGGGGTGGCCTCCGCGTTCGCGGCGTTCGACCGTCTCATCGCGGGCGATGCCGTCTTTCGGCGCCCTTTCGCGGTCGTCAACTTCGCCGACGAGGAAGGCGCCCGCTTCGGTGTCGCGTGCGTCGGGTCACGGCTGGCCGCGGGCGTGCTCACCGCCGACCAGGCACACGCCCTGCGTGACGGCGACGGCGTGTCGCTGCCCGACGCGATGGCCGCCGCCGGCCACGATCCCGCCGCGCTCGGCGCCGACCCCGAACTCCTCGGCCGCATCGGCTGTTTCGTGGAGCTGCACATCGAGCAGGGCCGCGCGCTCGCGGACCGCGGCACGCCCGTCGGCGTCGCCTCCGCGATCTGGCCGCACGGCCGGTGGCGGTTCGACTTCCGCGGCACCGCCGACCACGCGGGCACCACGCGCCTGGAAGACCGCCGCGACCCCATGCTCACGTACGCCACCACCGTGCTCGCCGCCCGCAAGAAGGCCCGGCTCGCGGGGGCGCTCGCGACGTTCGGCAAGGTCACCGTCGAGCCCAACGCGACCAACGCCATCGCCTCTCTCGTACGCGGTTGGCTCGACGCCCGGGCACCGGCGGAGGACGTGCTCGACCGCGTCGTCGCCGAGACCGCGCACGCCGCACGCGAACGCGCCGGGCGCGACGGGACGGCGGTCGAGGTGGTGCGCGAGTCGTACACACCGGCCGTCGCGTTCGCCGGGCCGCTGCGCGACCGGATCGCGCGGTGCCTGGGCGACGCCCCGGTGCTGCCGACCGGGGCCGGACACGACGCGGGGGTCCTGTCGGCAGTGCTGCCCACCGCGATGCTGTTCGTCCGGAATCCGACCGGGGTATCGCACTCCCCGGCCGAGTTCGCCGAGCCGTCCGACCGCCTCGCCGGGGTCGACGCGCTCACCGCGGTGCTCGCCGGGCTCCTCGCGGACGGCCATCCGCGTACGGACGAGGAGCCGCGTCCGAACAAGGAGCCGACCGCGTGA
- a CDS encoding formimidoylglutamate deiminase, translating to MTLQPSGLLWCELVHTRTGVERDVAIDIRDGRIAGIRPDTIPPPGAEIRRGLTVPGFANTHAHAFHRVLRGRTQAGAGTFWTWRAMMYAAADRLDPDTYLALARAVYVEMALAGITTVGEFHYLHHGARGTPYATRNAMGHALVEAARQAGIRITLLDTCYLTGGIGERPHNTQLRFTDGDADRWADRAGALADAYRDADDVLVGAAVHSVRAVPDTQIPVVAAWAADRDVPLHAHVSEQPIENHASFEAYGRTPVEVFDAAGALGPRFTAVHATHVGAHDITVLGRSGAGVCLCPTTERDLADGIGPAGDLARAGVRLSLGTDSQAVTDMFEEARGVELGERLRTGSRGHFTTARLLAHATALGQAALGRDDVGRIETGMRADLVTIGLDSVRLAGTVPRLAPSSAVFAATAADVTHVTVAGRTIVADGTHRLIEDVPGELTAAIRALVA from the coding sequence GTGACCCTCCAGCCCTCCGGACTCCTGTGGTGCGAACTCGTGCACACCCGCACGGGCGTCGAACGCGACGTCGCGATCGACATCCGCGACGGGCGCATCGCCGGCATCCGTCCTGACACCATCCCGCCGCCCGGCGCCGAGATCCGGCGCGGGCTGACCGTCCCGGGCTTCGCCAACACCCACGCGCACGCCTTCCACCGCGTGCTGCGCGGACGTACACAGGCCGGAGCCGGGACGTTCTGGACGTGGCGCGCGATGATGTACGCCGCCGCCGACAGGCTCGACCCCGACACGTACCTGGCGCTGGCCCGTGCCGTGTACGTCGAGATGGCCCTCGCCGGGATCACCACCGTCGGCGAGTTCCACTACCTCCACCACGGCGCCCGCGGCACTCCCTACGCCACCCGCAACGCGATGGGCCACGCACTCGTCGAAGCCGCGCGGCAGGCCGGCATCCGCATCACTCTGCTCGACACCTGCTACCTGACCGGCGGCATCGGCGAACGCCCGCACAACACGCAGCTGCGCTTCACCGACGGCGACGCCGACCGGTGGGCCGACCGCGCCGGAGCGCTCGCCGACGCGTACCGGGACGCCGACGACGTGCTCGTCGGTGCCGCCGTGCACTCCGTGCGCGCGGTTCCCGACACGCAGATTCCCGTCGTCGCGGCGTGGGCCGCCGACCGCGACGTACCGCTGCACGCGCACGTCTCCGAGCAGCCGATCGAGAACCACGCGTCGTTCGAGGCGTACGGCAGGACGCCGGTCGAGGTCTTCGACGCCGCCGGCGCGCTCGGCCCGCGCTTCACCGCCGTGCACGCCACGCACGTCGGCGCCCACGACATCACCGTGCTCGGCCGGTCGGGTGCGGGCGTGTGCCTGTGCCCGACGACCGAGCGGGACCTCGCCGACGGGATCGGCCCGGCCGGCGACCTCGCCCGCGCGGGCGTGCGGCTGTCGCTCGGCACCGACAGCCAGGCCGTGACCGACATGTTCGAGGAGGCCCGGGGCGTCGAACTCGGCGAGCGCCTGCGCACCGGCAGCCGCGGCCATTTCACCACCGCCCGGCTCCTGGCCCATGCCACCGCCCTGGGCCAGGCGGCGCTGGGCCGCGACGACGTCGGCCGCATCGAGACCGGCATGCGCGCCGACCTGGTGACCATCGGGCTCGACTCGGTGCGCCTGGCCGGGACCGTGCCGCGCCTCGCGCCGTCGTCCGCCGTGTTCGCCGCCACCGCCGCGGACGTCACCCATGTCACCGTCGCGGGGCGCACCATCGTGGCGGACGGCACGCACCGGCTCATCGAGGACGTGCCCGGCGAACTCACCGCGGCCATCCGGGCGTTGGTCGCATGA
- a CDS encoding MurR/RpiR family transcriptional regulator, whose protein sequence is MPDAPDSPSSRLLALFDQHRLTPTQRRIAHSLVRHAAEAPYLSSVEVAQLADVSQPSVTRFAVALGFDGYPALRARLRTLGLPTRAETDAEVHRNEYVGAVHAEIGNLARLAEQLADPGPVTRAAALLADSRPLVVLGLRTGMAPARGFGYFAAKVLPDVRVIDEGGSLLGDRLDQARAAGATALLCFALPRHPRELTDALRTAKELGLRVVTIADGPFVPAAAFSDAVLVAGVGSQLVFDSCGAPLLLGQVLLQAICDITPADTQTRLEDFDHQAATRGLFED, encoded by the coding sequence GTGCCCGACGCCCCCGACAGCCCCTCGTCGCGCCTTCTCGCCCTCTTCGACCAACACCGCCTCACCCCGACGCAGCGCCGCATCGCGCACAGCCTCGTCCGCCACGCCGCGGAGGCGCCGTACCTGTCCAGTGTCGAGGTCGCGCAACTCGCCGACGTCAGCCAGCCGTCGGTCACCCGCTTCGCGGTCGCCCTCGGCTTCGACGGCTATCCGGCGCTGCGGGCGCGCCTGCGCACCCTCGGCCTGCCGACACGGGCCGAGACCGATGCCGAGGTGCACCGCAACGAGTACGTCGGCGCCGTCCACGCCGAGATCGGCAACCTGGCCCGGCTCGCGGAACAACTCGCCGACCCGGGGCCCGTGACCCGGGCCGCCGCGCTGCTGGCCGACTCGCGCCCGCTCGTCGTCCTCGGCCTGCGGACCGGCATGGCCCCGGCGCGCGGCTTCGGCTACTTCGCGGCCAAGGTGCTGCCCGACGTCCGCGTCATCGACGAAGGCGGCTCGCTCCTCGGCGACCGGCTCGACCAGGCCCGCGCCGCGGGAGCCACCGCCCTGCTCTGCTTCGCGCTGCCGCGCCACCCCCGCGAACTGACCGACGCGCTGCGCACCGCCAAGGAGCTGGGCCTGCGCGTCGTCACCATCGCCGACGGCCCGTTCGTCCCCGCCGCCGCCTTCTCCGACGCCGTCCTGGTCGCCGGCGTCGGCAGCCAACTCGTCTTCGACTCCTGCGGGGCGCCCCTGCTTCTCGGCCAGGTCCTCCTGCAGGCCATCTGCGACATCACCCCGGCCGACACGCAGACGCGGCTGGAGGACTTCGACCACCAGGCCGCCACCCGGGGCCTGTTCGAAGACTGA
- the hutI gene encoding imidazolonepropionase, translated as MTALLVDNIGALVTNDPALGTGPLGPLADAAVVVEDGRVAWVGPAGAAPGADARHDAEGRAVLPGFVDSHAHLVFAGDRTAEFAARMAGQAYTAGGIRATVAATRAASDGELAANLDRLAAEAARQGTTHIECKSGYGLTVDDEARALRLAHRVTDDVTYLGAHIVAPEYADDPAGYVALVTGPMLDACAPHARWIDVFCERGAFDGDQALAVLTAGIARGLVPRVHANQLGPGPGVRLAVDVGAASADHCTHLTDADVDALAGSATVATLLPGAEFATRAAYPDARRLIDAGATVALSTDCNPGTSFTTSMPFCIALAVREMGMTPDEAVWSATAGGAAALRRDDVGRVIPGARADLVELDAPSHVHLAYRPGVPLVRTVWRGGRVVARGRPAAG; from the coding sequence ATGACCGCGCTGCTCGTCGACAACATCGGGGCGCTCGTCACCAACGACCCGGCCCTGGGCACGGGCCCGCTGGGCCCGCTCGCGGACGCGGCCGTGGTCGTCGAGGACGGCCGCGTCGCGTGGGTCGGCCCGGCCGGTGCGGCACCCGGCGCCGACGCACGGCACGATGCCGAGGGCCGCGCGGTGCTGCCGGGTTTCGTCGACTCGCACGCCCACCTTGTCTTCGCCGGCGACCGTACGGCCGAGTTCGCGGCGCGCATGGCCGGTCAGGCGTACACCGCCGGGGGGATCCGCGCCACGGTCGCCGCGACCCGCGCGGCGAGCGACGGCGAACTCGCCGCCAACCTCGACCGGCTCGCCGCCGAGGCGGCCCGCCAGGGCACGACGCACATCGAGTGCAAGTCCGGGTACGGCCTGACGGTCGACGACGAGGCGCGCGCGCTCCGGCTCGCGCACCGCGTCACCGACGACGTCACCTATCTCGGCGCGCACATCGTCGCCCCCGAGTACGCCGACGATCCCGCCGGCTACGTCGCTCTCGTCACCGGGCCCATGCTGGACGCGTGCGCGCCGCACGCGCGCTGGATCGACGTCTTCTGCGAGCGCGGCGCGTTCGACGGCGACCAGGCCCTTGCGGTCCTCACGGCCGGCATCGCCCGGGGGCTGGTGCCGCGCGTGCACGCCAACCAGCTCGGTCCCGGGCCGGGTGTGCGCCTCGCGGTCGACGTGGGCGCGGCGTCCGCCGACCACTGCACGCACCTCACCGACGCCGACGTCGACGCGCTCGCCGGTTCCGCGACCGTCGCGACGCTGCTGCCCGGGGCCGAGTTCGCCACCCGGGCGGCCTATCCCGACGCGCGGCGCCTGATCGACGCGGGCGCGACCGTCGCCCTGTCGACCGACTGCAACCCGGGGACGAGCTTCACGACCTCGATGCCCTTCTGTATCGCGCTGGCCGTGCGCGAGATGGGCATGACCCCCGACGAGGCCGTCTGGTCCGCGACCGCGGGCGGCGCCGCGGCGCTGCGGCGCGACGACGTGGGCCGCGTCATACCCGGCGCGCGAGCCGATCTCGTCGAGTTGGACGCGCCGTCGCACGTGCATCTGGCGTACCGGCCGGGCGTGCCGCTCGTGCGTACGGTGTGGCGCGGGGGGAGGGTGGTTGCCCGGGGCCGGCCGGCGGCCGGGTGA
- the hutH gene encoding histidine ammonia-lyase codes for MHSAPGAVTVAETGLTPGAVVAVARHGARVDLSDGALSAMAATRSVVDALAASPRPVYGVSTGFGALATRHISAELRTRLQHSLIRSHAAGMGPRVETEVVRALMLLRLKTLASGRTGVRPLVAEGIAALLNARVTPVVHEYGSLGCSGDLAPLSHCALVLTGEGEAEGPDGVVRPAAELLAAHGLTPVELREKEGLALVNGTDGMLGMLLLAVADLAELFTAADITAAMTLEALLGTDKVLDPALHAIRPHPGQAASADNMRRLLAGSRMTGHHQDRQPRVQDAYSVRCAPQVAGAGRDTLAHAALVAERELAAAIDNPVVLDDGRIESNGNFHGAPVGYVLDFLAIAVADLASIAERRTDRLLDPSRSHGLPAFLADDPGVDSGLMIAQYTQAALVSECKRLAAPASVDSIPSSAMQEDHVSMGWSAARKLRTAIRNLTRVLAVELVTAARATEMRTQAGSLTPAPATAVVVAALRGAGVAGPDADRFLSPELAAAEEFVRSGALTRAAAAVTGPLA; via the coding sequence CTGCACAGCGCGCCCGGCGCCGTCACCGTCGCCGAGACCGGGCTCACCCCCGGCGCCGTCGTCGCCGTCGCGCGGCACGGCGCCCGCGTCGACCTGTCCGACGGCGCGCTGAGCGCGATGGCCGCCACGCGCTCGGTCGTCGACGCCCTCGCCGCGTCGCCTCGCCCGGTCTACGGCGTCTCGACCGGCTTCGGCGCCCTCGCCACCCGGCACATCAGCGCCGAGCTGCGCACCCGCCTCCAGCACTCCCTGATCCGCTCGCACGCCGCCGGGATGGGTCCGCGCGTCGAGACCGAGGTCGTCCGCGCGCTCATGCTGCTGCGCCTGAAGACCCTGGCCTCCGGCCGCACGGGTGTGCGCCCCCTCGTCGCCGAGGGCATCGCGGCGCTGCTCAACGCCCGCGTCACCCCCGTCGTCCACGAGTACGGCTCGCTCGGCTGCTCCGGCGACCTCGCGCCGCTGTCGCACTGCGCGCTCGTGCTCACCGGCGAGGGGGAAGCGGAAGGCCCCGACGGCGTCGTCCGTCCGGCCGCCGAACTGCTCGCCGCCCACGGCCTCACCCCGGTCGAGCTGCGCGAGAAGGAAGGCCTCGCCCTCGTCAACGGCACCGACGGCATGCTCGGCATGCTGCTCCTCGCGGTCGCCGACCTCGCCGAGCTGTTCACCGCCGCCGACATCACCGCCGCGATGACCCTCGAAGCGCTGCTGGGCACCGACAAGGTGCTCGACCCCGCCCTGCACGCCATCCGCCCGCACCCCGGCCAGGCCGCCAGCGCCGACAACATGCGGCGCCTCCTCGCCGGATCGCGCATGACCGGCCACCACCAGGACCGGCAGCCGCGCGTGCAGGACGCCTACTCGGTGCGGTGCGCGCCGCAGGTCGCGGGAGCGGGCCGCGACACGCTCGCGCATGCCGCCCTCGTCGCCGAACGCGAGCTGGCCGCCGCGATCGACAACCCGGTCGTGCTCGACGACGGCCGCATCGAGTCGAACGGCAACTTCCACGGCGCGCCCGTCGGGTATGTGCTCGACTTCCTCGCGATCGCCGTCGCCGACCTGGCGTCCATCGCCGAACGCCGTACCGACCGGCTGCTCGACCCGTCCCGCTCGCACGGGCTGCCCGCGTTCCTGGCCGACGACCCCGGCGTCGACTCCGGCCTGATGATCGCCCAGTACACGCAGGCGGCGCTGGTCTCCGAGTGCAAGCGGCTCGCGGCCCCCGCGTCGGTCGACTCGATCCCGTCCTCGGCGATGCAGGAGGACCACGTGTCGATGGGCTGGAGCGCGGCCCGCAAACTGCGCACGGCGATCCGCAACCTCACCCGCGTTCTCGCCGTCGAACTGGTCACCGCCGCCCGCGCCACCGAAATGCGCACGCAAGCCGGCAGCCTCACGCCGGCACCCGCGACCGCCGTGGTCGTCGCGGCGCTGCGCGGCGCGGGAGTGGCCGGGCCGGACGCCGACCGGTTCCTCTCCCCGGAACTCGCGGCGGCCGAGGAGTTTGTACGCTCGGGCGCGCTCACCCGCGCGGCGGCGGCCGTGACAGGGCCGCTCGCCTGA
- the fdhD gene encoding formate dehydrogenase accessory sulfurtransferase FdhD, with translation MGRVTSRRKILRLDGGAATRRTDTLAAEEPLDIRVGGRTLTVTMRTPGDDFDLVAGFLVAEGVVHETRDLAALRYCAGTDDEGRNTYNVVDAALAAHVPPLAPGLQRGVWTSSSCGICGTTGIDGLRKISRFDVASDEVRLPPEALFALPGELRRAQKVFDSTGGLHAAGLFTPGGEAVCVREDVGRHNAVDKVVGWALREGRLPLAGHVLAVSGRASFELTQKAIMAGIPVLAAVSAPSSLAVELAEDAGVTLVGFLRGASANVYTHADRVTG, from the coding sequence GTGGGCCGTGTGACCAGCCGCCGCAAGATCCTGCGTCTGGACGGCGGTGCCGCGACGCGTCGGACGGACACCCTCGCCGCCGAGGAACCGCTCGACATCCGCGTCGGCGGCCGGACGCTGACGGTCACGATGCGCACGCCGGGCGACGATTTCGACCTCGTCGCGGGCTTCCTCGTCGCCGAGGGCGTCGTGCACGAGACGCGCGATCTGGCGGCGCTGCGCTACTGCGCCGGGACGGACGACGAGGGCCGCAACACGTACAACGTCGTCGACGCGGCGCTCGCCGCCCACGTGCCGCCGCTCGCGCCGGGTCTCCAGCGCGGGGTGTGGACGTCCAGTTCGTGCGGCATCTGCGGCACCACGGGCATCGACGGCCTGCGCAAGATCTCGCGCTTCGACGTCGCCTCGGACGAAGTACGGCTCCCGCCGGAGGCGTTGTTCGCCCTGCCCGGCGAACTGCGGCGCGCACAAAAGGTGTTCGACTCCACGGGCGGCCTGCACGCCGCGGGCCTGTTCACCCCCGGCGGCGAAGCGGTCTGCGTGCGCGAGGACGTGGGCCGGCACAACGCCGTCGACAAGGTGGTCGGCTGGGCGCTGCGCGAGGGCCGCCTCCCGCTCGCGGGCCACGTACTGGCGGTCAGCGGGCGGGCGTCGTTCGAGCTGACGCAGAAGGCGATCATGGCCGGGATCCCGGTGCTGGCGGCGGTCTCCGCACCGTCGTCGCTCGCGGTCGAACTCGCCGAGGACGCGGGCGTCACGCTGGTCGGCTTCCTGCGCGGCGCGTCCGCGAACGTCTACACGCACGCGGACCGCGTCACGGGCTGA